One window of Tepidanaerobacter acetatoxydans Re1 genomic DNA carries:
- the fusA gene encoding elongation factor G — translation MKNYKSDMIRNIGLIGHSGSGKTSLAEAMLYNSGSTDRLGKIDEGNTICDYDPEEIKRRISISNAIAPCEWKDNKINIIDTPGYFDFVGEVKSALRVVENAVIAVCAVSGVEVGTEQVFKYAEDANLPRIFFINKMDRENANFNKVLDQIREFFGPKAVPLQLPIGSEANFNGIVDIVSEKAYSFADKNLKECAVPEDLKDTMAKYRSALLEAVAETDDDILMKYLEGEELTDTEIEKGLRKGIISGDIFPILCGSSLTNKGINLLLDVICNYAASPQDRPDEIGVKPGTDEEIIRKCSADEPFSALVFKTMADPYVGKLTLFKVFSGSVKSDTSVYNVTQNQTEKFGQIYALKGKKQENITEVLAGDIAAVAKLQYTTTNDTLADKENPILLKPIDFPKPVLTLAAQPKSSGDEDKISSGLARLMEEDKTFEVSKDPETSQLLVSGMGEIHLEVLAAKLANKFGSEIVLEPPKIPYRETIRETVKVEGKHKKQSGGRGQYGHVWLELQPTDLNEEFQFEDKIFGGAVPKQYVPAVEKGIREALKEGVLAGYPMIGIKAILYDGSFHPVDSSEMAFKIAGSMAFKKGALQAKPVLLEPIMDLTVVVPENFMGDIIGDLNKRRGRVLGMDQKDGMQHIKAQVPMSEILRYATDLRSMTQGRGSFVSTFSHYEEVPAMIAEKIIAETKNNKE, via the coding sequence TTGAAAAACTATAAAAGTGACATGATAAGGAACATAGGTCTTATTGGTCATAGCGGTTCCGGAAAGACATCCTTGGCCGAAGCTATGCTGTATAATTCAGGCTCCACTGATCGTTTGGGGAAAATTGATGAAGGTAATACGATTTGCGATTATGATCCTGAAGAGATTAAAAGGAGAATTTCTATAAGTAATGCAATTGCTCCTTGTGAATGGAAAGACAACAAGATAAATATTATTGATACTCCTGGATATTTTGATTTTGTAGGTGAAGTAAAAAGCGCTCTTAGAGTGGTTGAAAATGCGGTTATAGCCGTTTGTGCCGTATCCGGTGTTGAAGTAGGCACTGAACAGGTATTTAAATATGCTGAAGATGCAAATCTGCCACGCATATTTTTCATAAATAAAATGGATCGAGAAAACGCAAATTTCAACAAAGTACTCGACCAGATTCGTGAATTTTTTGGTCCTAAGGCGGTTCCTCTACAGCTTCCTATTGGTTCTGAAGCAAATTTCAACGGTATCGTGGATATAGTATCAGAGAAGGCGTATAGTTTTGCTGATAAGAATCTAAAAGAATGTGCAGTCCCTGAAGATTTAAAGGATACCATGGCAAAATACAGATCGGCATTGTTGGAAGCCGTGGCGGAAACAGATGATGATATTTTAATGAAATATTTGGAAGGGGAAGAACTAACCGATACCGAAATTGAAAAAGGATTGCGCAAAGGGATAATTTCGGGAGATATATTTCCTATTCTATGTGGCTCATCTTTGACAAATAAGGGAATTAATCTATTATTGGATGTAATCTGCAATTATGCAGCTTCGCCGCAAGACCGCCCTGATGAAATAGGAGTAAAACCGGGTACAGATGAAGAGATTATAAGAAAATGCAGTGCCGATGAACCTTTTTCAGCGTTAGTATTTAAAACCATGGCAGATCCCTATGTGGGTAAACTGACGTTGTTTAAAGTGTTTTCAGGCAGTGTAAAATCTGATACTTCAGTATATAATGTTACTCAAAACCAAACTGAAAAATTTGGTCAGATTTATGCTTTGAAGGGCAAAAAACAGGAAAATATTACCGAGGTTTTGGCAGGAGACATAGCAGCAGTGGCTAAACTGCAGTATACTACAACCAATGATACTCTGGCAGATAAGGAAAATCCCATATTACTTAAACCTATTGATTTTCCAAAGCCTGTACTGACATTAGCTGCACAGCCTAAGTCATCCGGGGATGAGGATAAGATTTCATCGGGTCTTGCAAGACTTATGGAGGAAGATAAGACTTTTGAAGTTTCAAAGGATCCGGAGACAAGTCAACTCCTTGTTTCCGGCATGGGAGAAATACATCTTGAAGTTTTAGCAGCAAAGCTTGCAAATAAGTTTGGGTCAGAGATTGTACTGGAACCTCCCAAAATTCCATATCGTGAAACTATCCGCGAGACAGTCAAAGTTGAAGGCAAACACAAAAAACAAAGTGGTGGCCGAGGCCAGTATGGCCATGTATGGCTTGAACTTCAACCTACTGATTTAAATGAAGAATTTCAGTTTGAAGATAAAATTTTTGGCGGTGCTGTGCCGAAACAGTATGTGCCTGCTGTTGAAAAAGGAATTAGAGAGGCATTAAAAGAGGGTGTGCTCGCAGGATATCCCATGATAGGCATAAAGGCCATTTTATATGATGGGTCTTTTCACCCGGTTGATTCTTCTGAAATGGCTTTTAAAATTGCAGGCTCAATGGCTTTTAAGAAAGGTGCACTTCAGGCAAAACCGGTGCTTTTAGAGCCTATTATGGATTTAACGGTGGTTGTACCCGAAAATTTCATGGGCGATATTATTGGAGATTTAAATAAGCGCCGCGGCAGAGTGCTTGGCATGGATCAGAAGGATGGTATGCAGCATATTAAAGCACA
- the guaB gene encoding IMP dehydrogenase → MDKFHKEGLSFDDVLVIPSKSEVLPRDVDITTRLTNKIKLNIPIISAGMDTVTEARLAIAIAREGGIGIIHKNMPIEMQALEVDKVKRSEHGVIVDPFYLSPENLIGDALELMERYKISGVPITEGKKLVGILTNRDLRFEDDTTKKIKDVMTKENLVTAPEGTDLDGAMKILKKHKIEKLPIVDEDFNLKGLITIKDIEKAIKYPNSAKDQKGRLLVGAAVGITADMKDRLKALVEANADVVVVDTAHGHSKGVIEAVYKIKEMYPDLQVIAGNVATADATRDLINAGADAIKVGMGPGSICTTRVVAGIGVPQVTAIYECSQEAAKYNIPIIADGGIKYSGDIVKAIAAGADTVMLGSLFAGTEESPGEIEIFNGRSFKVYRGMGSIGAMEQGSKDRYFQENMKKLVPEGIEGRVPYKGSLSETVYQLLGGLRAGMGYCGAKDIQELKKAKFVRISASGLRESHPHDIYITKEAPNYSQI, encoded by the coding sequence TTGGATAAATTTCACAAGGAGGGTTTAAGTTTTGATGATGTCTTGGTCATACCTTCAAAATCTGAAGTGCTGCCAAGAGACGTGGATATTACAACAAGGCTTACCAATAAAATTAAACTTAATATTCCAATAATAAGTGCCGGAATGGATACGGTAACTGAGGCACGGCTTGCTATTGCCATCGCCAGGGAAGGCGGTATAGGTATAATCCATAAGAACATGCCTATTGAAATGCAAGCTTTAGAAGTGGACAAGGTTAAGAGGTCCGAACATGGAGTAATAGTTGACCCGTTTTATTTATCTCCGGAAAATCTCATCGGAGATGCTTTAGAGCTTATGGAGAGGTATAAGATATCCGGAGTGCCGATTACTGAGGGAAAGAAACTTGTTGGCATTCTTACAAACAGGGATCTTCGCTTTGAGGATGATACAACTAAAAAAATCAAAGATGTTATGACTAAGGAAAATCTGGTGACGGCACCGGAGGGAACGGACCTTGATGGTGCTATGAAAATCTTAAAGAAGCATAAAATAGAAAAACTTCCCATAGTTGATGAAGATTTTAATCTAAAGGGTTTAATTACAATCAAAGATATTGAAAAAGCTATCAAATATCCTAATTCAGCAAAGGACCAAAAGGGAAGATTATTAGTAGGTGCGGCAGTTGGGATAACCGCCGACATGAAAGACCGCTTGAAGGCATTGGTGGAAGCTAATGCAGATGTGGTAGTTGTTGATACTGCACATGGTCATTCAAAAGGTGTTATTGAAGCTGTATATAAAATTAAGGAAATGTATCCGGATCTTCAAGTTATAGCTGGAAATGTAGCTACTGCCGATGCAACGCGCGATTTGATAAATGCGGGTGCTGATGCTATAAAAGTAGGAATGGGCCCCGGCTCTATTTGCACCACTAGAGTTGTAGCGGGTATCGGAGTACCGCAAGTTACTGCGATTTATGAATGCTCGCAGGAAGCAGCAAAGTACAATATACCTATTATAGCAGATGGTGGAATAAAGTATTCGGGAGATATTGTAAAAGCTATAGCTGCAGGAGCTGATACTGTCATGTTGGGAAGTCTGTTTGCAGGCACTGAAGAGAGCCCGGGTGAAATAGAAATATTTAACGGCCGAAGCTTTAAAGTATATAGGGGTATGGGTTCTATTGGAGCTATGGAACAGGGCAGTAAAGACCGCTATTTTCAGGAAAACATGAAAAAGCTGGTGCCTGAAGGAATTGAGGGACGAGTTCCATACAAAGGGTCGCTTTCTGAAACCGTATATCAGCTGCTCGGAGGACTTCGGGCCGGTATGGGTTACTGTGGGGCCAAAGATATTCAGGAACTTAAAAAAGCAAAATTTGTAAGAATTAGTGCATCAGGGCTCAGAGAAAGCCATCCACATGACATATATATTACTAAGGAAGCCCCTAATTATTCGCAAATATAG
- a CDS encoding TMEM165/GDT1 family protein codes for MDLKLFFMAFGMLFLAEMGDKTQLAVFTLVTQYKKPLPIFLGASLALVLVTLIGALFGEVVSRYVPTAYLKLAAGILFVGIGIFVLIEAVPGVLHQLGRG; via the coding sequence ATGGACTTAAAACTTTTTTTCATGGCTTTTGGTATGTTGTTCCTGGCAGAAATGGGAGATAAAACTCAGCTTGCCGTATTTACCTTAGTAACACAGTATAAAAAACCGCTGCCCATATTCCTCGGAGCCTCACTTGCATTGGTCCTTGTTACTCTTATAGGTGCACTGTTTGGTGAAGTGGTGTCACGTTATGTTCCCACTGCATACCTTAAACTTGCGGCAGGTATTCTTTTTGTCGGCATAGGTATATTTGTTCTCATTGAAGCTGTGCCCGGAGTTTTGCATCAGCTTGGCCGCGGATGA
- a CDS encoding sigma 54-interacting transcriptional regulator — protein sequence MKKIDEVLDVLIQLTKDKHDGVCAADIASEIGMDRANVSRYLNELYKNGKIDKIKGKPVLYKTNENKKVVPEQSLNSQISLDRLIGSDMSLKAAVQLAKAAMAYPPDGLPILILGETGAGKSIFAEAIYGFAIESSLIPDDAPFISFNCADYADNPQLLIAQLFGVKKGAYTGALDDKVGLLKKADGGIIFLDEIHRLPPQGQELLFIYMDKGYFRPLGETEKIVRANARLIAATTEEPQSYLLKTFIRRIPVTINLPPLREKSLAERCSLICSFLSEESARISKAIYIERNCFISYLLYNCTGNIGQLKNDIQLACAKAFLNYKSQSKEFLMISSEDLPPHVKRGIMHLHKFRDEIETLISDNEDMLYFSPDKDFHAIFSKDNSERHFYDVIEEKLEILNKSGIEEKEISRILNSEIEKHFKKYIQNMVGKYHKDEISKIVGEKVIAVTEDILDMAEMKLNRYMDEKIFFGLALHLQKTIDRIRSGGKIYNPRINFIRINYPDEFIAAVEAAKLIDQRFKVETPLDEIGYLAMFFVPDTVIESNKPEGKVAILVAMHGNSTASSMAQVANDLAGTEHVIGIDMPLSMDPEKMYETIKEYAIKSDTGKGILLLVDMGSLKNFGNMIAEETNLKIKTIDMVTTLMVIDACHKAIMGKHLDEIYESVSKTNPIELYNMKKVEKSKENIIITACFTGHGAAKELKRILEEEYLINNHIKVIPLEFINKAEFNRSVEKYQETHNIVAIVGTLDFTICHIPYISAVDLLTGKAKDFLLKLIDEVDICEKIEVSLCEHLRAVNAKDCFRMSKSVVLDIQRALSLTIPSEVKIGIILHIAFLIEKLASGGKRTVFENFEEYKKAHSSELNTIINYIKPIEDYFNIDIGPHECAYLCRMFLENTSTEQ from the coding sequence ATGAAAAAGATAGATGAGGTTTTAGATGTCCTGATACAGTTAACAAAGGACAAACACGATGGGGTTTGTGCAGCGGATATTGCCTCAGAAATTGGAATGGACAGGGCAAATGTAAGCCGGTACTTAAATGAACTTTATAAAAATGGTAAAATCGACAAAATAAAGGGTAAGCCGGTACTTTACAAGACTAACGAAAATAAAAAAGTTGTTCCAGAGCAAAGTCTAAACAGCCAAATCTCATTAGACAGACTTATCGGTTCCGATATGAGTTTAAAAGCAGCCGTCCAATTGGCAAAAGCTGCTATGGCTTACCCGCCCGACGGCCTCCCAATATTGATACTCGGTGAAACCGGTGCAGGTAAGTCAATATTTGCAGAAGCTATATACGGCTTTGCTATAGAATCAAGTTTAATACCGGATGATGCTCCATTCATAAGCTTTAACTGTGCAGACTATGCAGACAATCCTCAGCTCCTGATAGCACAGCTTTTCGGAGTCAAAAAAGGTGCTTATACCGGTGCATTAGATGACAAGGTTGGCCTCTTAAAGAAAGCAGACGGCGGGATAATTTTTTTAGATGAAATACACCGTTTGCCGCCTCAAGGTCAGGAACTGCTCTTTATTTACATGGACAAAGGATATTTTAGGCCACTTGGTGAAACCGAGAAAATTGTTCGGGCAAATGCCCGACTAATAGCTGCCACTACGGAAGAACCTCAATCCTATCTTCTAAAAACTTTTATAAGGAGAATACCTGTAACAATAAATCTGCCTCCATTGCGGGAAAAGAGTCTAGCCGAAAGATGCAGTCTTATTTGTTCCTTTTTGAGCGAAGAATCGGCACGTATAAGTAAGGCTATATATATTGAAAGAAACTGCTTTATATCATACTTACTCTATAATTGCACAGGAAACATAGGTCAGCTAAAGAACGATATTCAGTTAGCTTGTGCTAAGGCTTTTTTAAACTACAAATCACAAAGCAAAGAATTCCTGATGATTTCGTCCGAAGATCTTCCGCCTCATGTAAAAAGGGGCATTATGCACCTGCATAAATTCAGAGATGAAATAGAAACATTGATAAGCGACAACGAAGACATGCTGTATTTTTCTCCCGATAAAGACTTTCATGCAATTTTTTCTAAAGACAATAGTGAACGCCATTTTTATGATGTTATAGAAGAAAAATTAGAAATATTGAATAAAAGTGGAATTGAGGAAAAGGAAATAAGTAGAATTTTAAATAGTGAAATAGAAAAACACTTTAAAAAATATATTCAAAACATGGTTGGCAAATATCATAAAGACGAAATTTCCAAAATAGTGGGAGAAAAGGTTATAGCCGTAACCGAAGATATACTAGATATGGCGGAAATGAAATTAAACAGATATATGGATGAAAAAATCTTTTTCGGCTTGGCCTTACATCTTCAAAAAACCATAGACCGCATAAGATCAGGAGGAAAAATATACAATCCCCGCATTAATTTCATAAGAATCAATTACCCTGATGAGTTTATAGCAGCCGTAGAAGCAGCAAAGCTAATTGACCAAAGGTTTAAAGTTGAAACCCCTCTAGATGAGATAGGCTATCTTGCCATGTTCTTTGTACCTGATACCGTCATAGAAAGTAATAAACCCGAAGGTAAAGTGGCAATCTTAGTTGCAATGCATGGCAATTCAACGGCAAGTAGTATGGCCCAGGTTGCAAATGACCTTGCCGGAACCGAACACGTCATAGGTATTGATATGCCATTGAGCATGGATCCGGAAAAAATGTATGAAACAATAAAGGAGTATGCAATTAAGTCCGACACCGGAAAAGGAATCTTATTGCTTGTGGATATGGGGTCACTTAAGAATTTTGGAAACATGATAGCTGAAGAAACAAATTTAAAGATAAAAACAATAGATATGGTAACTACTTTAATGGTCATAGATGCTTGCCATAAGGCCATTATGGGAAAACATTTGGATGAAATATATGAATCTGTATCAAAAACAAATCCAATAGAACTTTATAATATGAAAAAGGTTGAAAAGAGCAAAGAAAACATTATAATTACTGCGTGTTTTACCGGTCATGGTGCTGCAAAAGAACTAAAAAGAATTCTTGAAGAAGAGTATTTAATTAATAATCATATAAAAGTCATCCCACTTGAATTTATAAACAAAGCAGAGTTTAATAGGAGCGTGGAAAAATATCAAGAAACACATAACATTGTAGCGATTGTTGGCACTCTTGATTTTACCATTTGCCACATACCATACATATCGGCTGTTGATTTACTGACGGGCAAAGCAAAAGACTTTTTGCTAAAACTTATCGATGAAGTCGACATCTGTGAAAAAATAGAAGTATCATTGTGCGAGCATCTCAGAGCAGTAAATGCAAAAGATTGTTTTAGGATGTCCAAATCAGTTGTTCTGGATATCCAAAGAGCACTGAGTTTAACAATACCATCGGAAGTAAAAATAGGTATAATACTTCACATAGCCTTTCTAATAGAAAAGCTGGCGTCAGGCGGCAAAAGGACAGTTTTTGAGAATTTTGAGGAATATAAAAAAGCACATAGCAGTGAACTAAATACCATAATAAACTACATAAAACCGATTGAAGATTATTTCAATATAGATATCGGGCCGCATGAGTGCGCATATCTTTGCAGAATGTTCCTAGAAAATACATCCACTGAACAGTAA
- a CDS encoding PTS sugar transporter subunit IIB, with product MKKIMLVCSSGSSTSLLVKKMQEAAQKKGLKDVEIVATSQAEAKNHYDDTDVLLLGPQVRYLYNELKKTLAGKKIVLDVINSRDYGMMNGKAVLEQALKLSDQEGV from the coding sequence GTGAAAAAGATTATGCTGGTATGCTCTTCAGGGTCTTCCACAAGTCTTCTTGTCAAAAAAATGCAGGAAGCTGCTCAAAAAAAAGGCTTAAAGGACGTAGAAATTGTAGCTACATCACAAGCAGAAGCTAAAAATCATTACGATGATACGGATGTACTTCTTTTGGGGCCACAGGTACGGTACTTATATAATGAGCTAAAGAAGACTCTTGCCGGCAAAAAAATTGTTCTGGATGTCATAAACAGTAGGGATTATGGAATGATGAACGGAAAGGCAGTTTTGGAGCAAGCACTTAAATTATCAGATCAGGAAGGCGTATAA